The genomic segment ATCCTTTGGTTGGTATGTCGTAACAGTAGTTCGCAGGCTGTTCCCGTTACCGTGCCGTTTTCTCGGGCGGCAAGCGGTTGCAGGTTTGCCGCTCTAAAGAGCATTGTTTCCAGCGGAGAATTGTAGGAAAGCGGGACGCAAGGATGCGTTTTTAGTATTGATGCGGGAATGGCTGCTTCGAGCGGAAAGGCAACAGGAACATCGGCAGGCAGCCGGTCAAAATGAGGCAATGCCCAGTAACCGGCGTCGGTACTGACGCACAGGTCTATCGGAATATGCCGTGCTGTCAGGGCAGCGCAACCCGATGATACTGCAAGGATAGAGTAGGGTGCTGCCTGCGTTGCGGTGAGCTGTTCTAAGCTCGGCCCTGCGCCGGCTAAGATAAAATCCCGTGTTCCGAAGTGCAGTGTTGCAGGGTGTTTAAGACCGATAAAATTATCGACTGTGTTTTTAAGCCATTTATTCCCAAAGAATGAGCGGGTATGCATAATGCTTGTTAGCATTTCGATTGCATACCGGATATTTTTCCAGACTGTATCCGCCGCATCGGGAAAAGCTTTGTCGGCAGCTTTCCAGCTTAAAAAACGGGTTGCTCCCAGTTTTTCATCAGGTATATGAGACAGCAGAAAAAATGGCAAGCTGCCGTTTCCCGGTCTCCAGACGGCATCCCAAAGGTTATCGGAATCGGAAAAAGCTGTTTCGTTATACCTTACTGCGATACACTTTGTATATGGAAATTTTGCTTTCAGTACCGATGCAAGGTAGGATTCTCCCGGCTCCGTTATGATAATAATAGAAGGGATGCCTTCAATAGTGGAAGCAAACTGTTCAGCTTCTTTGTGAGGGTTGTATTTTGAATGGAGACGGAAGGAAAGCATTGATGTAATCTGCCGCTATGCGGAGATTGCATAGCGGCAATAAGAAGATTGTACTATCAGGAAATGCCTAATTCTTCAAAAAGATGTTTATAAGTTTCAAAATATTCAGACTTCGCAAACTCTTCAATCTTCTTTTCGGGTAGGGCTTCCAACAGTTGATCCATATAGGAAAGAACTGATTTAATCTCATTTTTCAGTTCCAATGGAATAGAAATGGTTTCCCGTTTTTTACTCGCAGCTTGCAGCAATGTTTCTTGCTTCGGTTCTTCTTCTTCAAGAGCCTCTTCGTTTTCTTTTTCCGAGTCAAATTCGGGAATTGCATCTTCATCGATTGCATCCAATTCTTCAATTGAATCTTCTGTATCTTCAGATTTTACTTCTTCGACTTCCGATTCACTTGCAGGCACTTCGGCGATAAAAGGTTCTTCGATAATTTCTTCTTTTATTTCCGCTTTGGTAGCAGTTGATTCGTCTGCAAACGGGTTCTGGAAATCTTCATCATTTTGAAGTTCGTGAATCGTACGATCTTCTGTCGTTTCTCCAGCAGTCATTTCGGCGTCAACCGATTCCATGTCCGAAGAGGGAACTTCAATCTCTTGTTCCGAGGGAATATCGAAAGATTCTATATTTATATCTTCAAAGTCGGTCTCGTCATCCACAGATTCAGCTTCTTCAATATCTTCAAGTTCGGCTACTTCTTGCTGATCTTTCGTATCTCCGTCAATAAGCCCCATATCTTCATCCGTAACTTCCGATTGATCATCAAGATAACTGAGATCTTCGGGTAGAGAGGTAATAGGCGCCGCTTCTACATTAAAGACGGGATCGGATGCAAGAAGTTTTTCTCCTTCCGTTTCAGATTCGAGACCGTTATCCGTATCAGTCGATGAAATTTCCGCAATACTGTCCTCAAAGGAGTGGTCGACAGGGGGCGTTTCTTGTATTTCAGGATCAATATCTTTTGTAAGTACAGACGGTACTTCATAGGTTTCGGTTGTTTCCGTGGAAGATTCCTCATCGGCAGACGCTCGTTCCTCGTCATCGGTGTTTCGCTCTTCAGTGAAATCCGCCGTAATAAGGATATTATTTAACTCATCACCGGTGAGGGCAATCGTTTCGTCCGTATCATCATCGCTGAAAAAGCCCGAACTTTCCGTATCGGCAGCTTTGTTTTCCGTATGTGCGGCAGCGTCTTTTACGGGCACTTCGGAAATCATTTTTGATTGAGCCGTCATACCTGCTTTTAAGCTATTCAGCTCTGCTTTAAGATCGCTGATTTCGTGAGCAATTTGCATCAGCAATTCAGTTGCTTTATCTTGTTCAGCGGCAGTGCGTTGAGAAGTTACGGCTGTTGTGTCCATGGTTTCTTTTGAATCCTTTTCCGGATTGAGTTCTGCTGTTGTGTTTTCGTGTTCGGCAACGTGTTGTGTTGAAAGTAAATCTTGTTTAACAGCTTCAATATCGTCAAAGAAAGCCGGTTCTTCCGTATCGGGAGATTTTTCGTCTGTCTCTGTGCCAAAAATCGAAATATCGGCATTATCTTCTACAACCTGTGAGGACAGTTCCGAAAGCGGCTGCTCTTTGGTCGCTTCATCATCGGCAGTAACGTCAATATCGAATACGGCATCTTCTTTTTGTTGGCTGTGTTCGGATTTTTGCTCTTCGGTCGTACCATCTGTAAGAATATCATCAAAATCTTCAACTGTTTCAAAACCATCGTCTGATTCGGAGCTTGCAGCCGGAGCCGCGTCTTCAAAATCTTCAAGAGAAATTTCACTGAAGTTTTCGAGCCCAGCAGGAGGTTCATTGTTGTTCGAATGTTTTTCCGTGTTGTCTGTAATTTCAGTAAAGTCAAGGTCTATCGGTTCTTCTTCAACAAATGATTCGGTGGTTTCTTGGGATTCTGTTTCTGTAGAAGAGTCATCCGACAAAAAGTCATCCAAATCCAACGACTCAAAACTACTTTCGTCAAGCGCAACATCGGCAGTATCACTGTCGGTATATGAAGGAGCAGGCGTTTCCAGAGATATTTCAGTCGAAGTATTTGTATCGTTTAATTCATCAAGTTCGGGTATTTCAGTATCGGCATCCAAGTCCGAAAAAGAGAAATCATCATCAAAATTTATACTATCTTGATCCGCTTCTATGCTTGAATCGCTTGTAAGTTGAGAAGCGTCCGAATCGAACGGTTCATTAATATCTTTCTTTTTTTTAAGCCATACACCATACATATCTAATTTTTCTGTGCTTTTACTGTCTATAGAAAAATTAGGATCATATAAATCGTCGGTTTTGTTAAAATTATCCATAAAAATTTCTCCACGAAGGGCGGTGTTATTATATCATGTATCGGCATACCATGTATATAGCATAAGCGGAAGTCTTACAGGGAGCCTCGAAAAGCGACTAAACTTTTAGAGATACCGACCTGTCGGCTACAATATTAATCTTCACTTTTCTATTATAACGTATTCTAAATAAAATTCAAGAAAATATTTATTTTGCCGTTATTAGAATCGATTATGAAATTTTATTTGAAAATTATTACGCCAATCTTCGTATTTGCGTTTGTTTATAGTTTTTTGAGTATGTGCTTTGGGTCGCGCGGTTTTTTTGCGTGTCAGCAGTTAAGACGGCAGCGTGAGGCTCTTGTACAGCATGTGCAGCTTTTGTCTGATATCGGGGAAGATTTGAGTATTCGTATTGCGAATTTGTCCTCAGATCCTCAGACCATTGCTGTGTATGCCCATGAATTAGGCTATGTCCAAAAAAATGAACGGCTTATCAAGCTGATGAATTTTTCCGGTACAGTGGAACGCACTGAAGATGCCGGTGTCGTATACCTGATTGAAGCGCCCCGCTATTTGCCGGACGCTGTCTGCAAAACGATTGCCGTTTCTATAAGTATTATCGTTATTATGTGTGAGATGATTGTGAGCAGAAAAAATGCGTATTCAAAAAAAAGCTCCTAATTCAGTTTCTGTTGCAGCTGCAGAGCTTAAACAGGGTAATGTTATTGTTATTCCGACGGATACGATTTATGGTTTTTCCGGCTTAATCGGCAAGACTGCCGAAGTAATTGCTCGCATTAAAGGAAGGGAAGAAGATAAGCCGTTTATCGCCCTTATCGCCGAGCCTTCGGATATTTATCGCTACACCGATTTAAAAATTCCGGAGCATATTTTGAACTTGTGGCCTGCGCCGTTAACGCTGATCGTGCCGTTGAAAGGGCAGGGGACGCAGGCATTTCGCTGTCCCGCAGATGAGTGGCTGCGAAATGTCGTTGCTGCAGCGGGGGATGCAGTGTATTCGACGAGCGTTAACCGTTCGGGAACCCCGCCCCTCACCGATATAGAAGTCATTTGTCGCGAATTTGAACATTCCGTTTCGTTAATTGTCGATGACGGTAATCTTGAGGGGCTGCCTTCTACTCTCGTGGATTTAAGTTCCGGCACTCCCCGCATACTTCGCCAAGGCGCTGTTGTTATTGATTAATAAGGATAATCGCGTCAAACTGTTTTGCTGTATTTCCCGCAGAATAAATAGGCTATACCTAGCCGTGCGGATGGGCTTTGTGGTACAGCTCTTGGAGTTGGACTGCCGTGATGTGCGTGTACCGTTGAGTGGTTGCGATATTGCTGTGCCCCAACAGTTCCTGTACGACCCGTATATCCGCTCCGCGCGTGATGAACATCGAGGCAAAGCTGTGCCGGAAGGCGTGCGGCGTCAGTTTTTTATAGTTCGGGAGGAGGGCGGTGTACCGGTTGATGATATATCGGATGCCCTGCGTTGTAAGCGCGCCGCCGCGGCAGTTTAAAAAAAGCGCGTCTTCCGCAACCGCAGTTTTTAAGCCGTCTTGTTCTTTTAGGTAAGCAATCAATTCCGCACGCTCGGTCAAATACTGCTGCACCGCTTCCCGTGCAAAGTCCGCAAAGAACACCTTGCGTTCTTTGCTTCCTTTTCCTTGTACGATTGCCCAGCTGCAATCTCCTTTTAAATCCGTTATTTTGAGCCCTTGCAGCTCCGCCGCGCGGCAACCGGTAGAGTAGAGCGACGAAAAGATCGCTGCATCGCGGGCGTACCATAAAATGCCCGCTTCTTTGGGAAATTCACAGAAGCGTTCCGCTTCATCAGGAAAGAGGAAGCGGGGCAGCTTATCCGGCTGTTTGAGGTTGCGGACAACTGCGGCGGGGTTTATTGTGCAGAGCCCTTTCTGCAGGGCATAGCGGTACAATCCTCGTACACAGGAGAGGGTACGGTTGATGCTTGCCGGTGCAAAATGCCGGTTGCCGAGGTCTGCGACGAAGGTTCGTACCTGCGTTTTCGTAACCTCGGTAAAGGACAGCTCATTGTCCGCAAGCCAATCGGAAAAAAGCTTGAGGTCGTTTCGGTACGCTTCAATGGTTTTTTCGGAAAAATGCCGCACGCCTGCGCTGTAGGCGAGGTAGTCTTCAAAGACCGTATCCATCGGCTAGTCGATATCCTGATCTTCTACGCCTTCGACGACGCTATGCAGGTAATCGCAATCGGGGTTTACACAGGCTTTGTAGCTTCCGTTCTTTTTATCGTATTTTTCAACCATAAACCAGCCGCATTTGGGGCACGCTGCGTTGATAGGCTTAAAATGAGAGATAAAATTGCACTTTGGAAAGTTGGTGCAGCCGAAGAATTCTTTGCCTCGCCCTTTCGCCCGCCGGGATACAATGTCCCCACCGCATCCGGGACGCGGACATTTTGCCAATGGGATAGATTTGGTATTACGACATTCCGGGAAACCCTCGCACGCCAAGAAAAAACCGAAACGGCCGAGCTTTTTCATCATTCTTTTGCCGCATTTTTCGCACGTGAAGTTTGTCGGCTCATCGAGGCTTCCTTTCAAACTGCCTAAATGCGCCATCACCGAATCCACCTGTGTGATGAATGGGGTGTAAAAGGAGCCGATAATTTTTGACCAGTCGGCATTGTGTTCTTCTATTTCGTCCAGTTTTTGTTCCATACCGGCGGTAAAATTGACGTCGATCACATCGTTGAAGTTTGCGACTAGCAGATCATTGATTATTCTGCCGAGCTGGGTAGGAACGAGTTGCTTATTGGAGCGGTTGACGTAGTAGCGGTCGAGCAGTACCGAAATAATCGGCGCATACGTGGATGGGCGTCCGATGCCTTTTTGTTCCAACATCTTAACGATACTTGCATCGGTATAGCGGGCAGGTCCCTGCGTAAAGTGCTGTTCGGGTGTCAAACTGTCTACCGTCAGAATATCGCCGGTTTTTAACGCCGGTAACGTTTTACCTTTTTCTTCTTTTGAAAGGAGCAGATTGAGCACTGCATAGAATCCTTTGTCCGTTACCTTGGTAGAAGCCGTTCTAAAGACTGCATCTCCTGCGGAAATCTCATAGCTGAGCGTTTCAGTCTTTGCGCCGGTCATCTGGCTCGCGGTAAAGCGTTCCCAGATAAGGGTATAGAGGCGCAGCTGGTCGCGGTTGAGGTAGTCTTTCAGATAATCGGGTGTATAGTTACAGTACGTGGGGCGGATACCTTCGTGGGCATCTTGAGCTTTTGCTCCGACGCTGTAGAAATTGGGTTTTTCCGGTAAGAAAGCAGGATATTGCTCGCCGATCCACTTACGCACTTCCGCAAGGGCAACATCGGAGATTCGCACAGAGTCGGTACGCATATAGGTGATTAAACCGACGCGGCTTGAGCCGACGGCGATACCTTCGTACAACTGTTGAGCAATCTGCATCGTTTTACGGGAAGTAAAGCCGAGCCTGTTTGCTGCCGTTTGCTGCATCGTGGAGGTTGTAAACGGAGGCTTCGGATGGATGGTCTTTTGCGTGCTTTTGACATCGGTAATCGTTGCTTCTTTTCCGTGCAACACATCGATAATCGCCTGAACCTCCCGTTCGTTTTTAAGCGTCGGTTTTTCTCCTTTATATAAAGCGAGTTGGGCGTTAAAGGCGGTTTTTCCTTTTTTAAAGGCGCCTTCAAGTGTCCAAAATTCTTCGGGGATAAAACTTTCTACCTCCGCTTCCCGTTCGCAGATAAGGCGCAGCGCAACCGATTGTACGCGCCCCGCGGAAAGTCCGTTCTTTACTTTTTGCCAGAGTAGCGGAGAAAGGTTATAGCCGACAAGTCGATCGAGTACACGGCGGGCTTTTTGCGCATTGACCTTTGCCTCATCGATATTCATAGGATTCTGCACGGCTGTTTTAATTGCCTGCGGCGTGATCTCGTTAAAGACGATACGGTTTATCGGTACATCTTCGCATTTTTCCCGTATTGCATTGCATAGATGATAGGCGATAGCTTCCCCTTCGCGGTCATTATCACTTGCGAGGAAGACATTCTTAGCATTTTTTGCGTCTTGCTGCAGCTCTTTTAAAAGTTTAGCTCTGCCGCGTACGGTTATATATTCGGGTTGAAATCCATGTTCGATATCAATTGCGATACGCGACTTCGGTAGATCGATCAGATGTCCCATCGAAGCTTTAACCGTATAGCCGCTGCCTAAATACTTTTCGATCGTTTTTGCTTTTGCCGGAGACTCTACGATAATTAAGTTTGTTTTTTTTGTTTTTGTTGCGTTTTTTTTCGCCATTTATGGTGCTCCTTTCTCAAACAAAGGTAGTTGTATCTGTTGTTCTCTCTGTAAATACTGCAAAGTCGGATGCGCCCATTCACGTAAAAGGTCGCTGGCGTGTTCCACCGGAATTGCACCGTCTTCAGCCAGCTTTTTGCAGCCGGCATTTTGCACGGAATCCTGCAGTCCGCCGTATACGCATACATCGCGTCCTTGCTCAAGGGCAAAATCCGCAGTAATGAGCGCTCCCGATTTTACCGGCGCTTCGACGACAACGGTTGCGCGGGCTAATCCCGAAATGATCCGGTTTCGCTGGGGAAAGCGATAGGCGAGCGGCGGTTCTCCGGGTGCATATTCGCTGAGGATGCAGCCACCGGTTTCTAGTATCCGACCTGCGAGCCGTGCGTTGCTCTGCGGGTATAACCGGTCAAGCCCGCAGGCGAGCACAGCAGTTGTCAGACCTCCGCCCTCCAAAGCTCCTCGGTGCGCGAAGGTGTCGATGCCGCGTGCCAGTCCCGAAATAACGGGGATACCGGCGTGTCCGCATTCGGTACCTAGCTGCAGCGCAGCCTTAATACCGTTCCCTGTCGGTCGGCGTGTGCCGACAATCGCTGCTGCGGGCGTATCTGTCTTCGGTAAAACGCCGCGGTAGTACAGTAAAAAAGGCGCATCGGGAATTTCCCGCAGCAGGGGAGGAAAGTCGGAATCATCGTAGAACGTTATGTTGATTCGGCAATACTTCATCAGCGATTCAGCTTTTTCCACTGCTTGCGGCAGTTGTTCGGGCTTATAACTGCGTGTGCGGAGTGTCCGCTGTATCAGCCTGCTCAGCGTATCTATTGAACTTACTGTAAGTGCTTGCAAAGTGTCAAGCGTGCGGGCAAGTAAAAGGCGCTCGCTGCCCTTTAGAAAAGAGCAATAAGAGAGCGCAATGTAGAGTTTCCGCCGTTCGGAATCGGTTTTTGTATTCATTATTATAGTTTTTGTAGAATTCTATTGCCGATCAGTTGCTGACCGTTAGCGCCGTGCATTTTCTACGAAAGCTTTGTTGCGTTCGGCATCGGCGCGCTGTTCGGCGCTTCCGCTTGTTTTGATAATACGGTCGTAGGCGGCAATTGCTTTTTCGTATTGACCGGTCATGTAATAAGCGCGCCCGAGTATGAATAAGGAGTCAAGCGGTTTTTTTTCGCGGGCGGCAACCGGTTCCATAATCGTAATGGCATCCTCCGGTCGGTTCAATTCAAATACATAGAGAACGGACAGTGCATACACTGCCCGCGTATAGGTGGGGTCAAGTTCTACCGCGCGCTTATAGGCGGAAACCGACAGGTCGAAATATGCTTGCCGTTCGCCGAGGCTCATATTGGGGTAATCGAGGGTGCTTTTTGCGATAATAGCAGCGCATACGCCAATTTGATAAAACACATGCTGATTTTCCGGAAAGTATTCCAATGCGTTGCGGAAGGAATCGATTGCTTTTTTATACATCTTTTTGTCCATATACCGGCGACCGAGGATTTTATACCAGATGCCAACCCGCTGCTCCATAGTCAAGATATCATTAACCTTTCCTTGATATTTTTTTATGGCCGATTCCAACTCTTCTATGGAAGACGGATTTTTAACGCCCATCTCCATATCCTGCATCCGTCGAATAAAGGCATTATCCTTACAGGCAACACAGAGGAAAAGAACGGAACACAATAGCCCAATATACGGAACTTTTTTTGATTTCATGTAAACCTTCCTTAAAATTGAACAACTGAACAAAGTGTAAACTTTGGAAGTTGTTCAATTAGTGCGCGGAACGCGCGCATATAATCTACGATGTTTGCCGGACGGCAAACTCGAAATTACATTAAGGCACACCATCAGTGTGGCTTAATGTAATAGCTCCTTAAAATTGAACGACTGAACAAAGTGTCCATCAGTTGATGAAGTATTCTTATATATCTTTGTTTGATTGTCAATATTACGGCGTGGGCAATCTCGTCAGACTCCTTTTGAAAATATGTGGGCATCTTCTTTGTTGCTGCGAACAAATGAGTTTTTTTTAGCAGCCCTGCAGCATAATGAAATCGTGTAGTTTTTGCTTAACTTTTTCCGCAAAATATTGCGATTCCTTTTCTTTTTTACTATAATGAGGTCTCAAAATAGGGAAATACTGGTTAATCCGAGGAGTTGTTTATGTCTGCTAAGGAAATACCGATTGAAGAAATCGCTCTGCAAATTATCCTTTCCGTCGGAATTATCGTTATCGCTGCAAAATATCTCGGTCTTTTGGCTAAAAAAATCAATATTCCGCAGGTTGCCGGAGAAATTGTTGCGGGGCTTTTATTGCGGTATCTGCCTTTTTTCCGTAATTTTGGTGGAGTCGAACCGAATATTATTTACGCTGGAACCAACCAATTTATCGAGTATATGTCTGAAATCGGTGTTATTCTAATTATGTTCTCAGCCGGATTAGGTACTAATTTAAAATCGCTGGTTAAATCCGGTGTAAAATCCACCGTGATTGCTGCCTGTGGTGTTATAGTACCATTGGTTTTAGGCACGGCTATGGCATTGGGCTTTTGGGGTTTTGACGGTTTCGGGACGCCTGTATTTTATCAAGCGCTGTTCATCGGTACTATTTTAACGGCAACTTCGGTCAGTATTACCGTTGTTGCATTGAAAGAACTGGGCAAGATAAATTCGGAAGTCGGGCAAACAATTATCAGCGCTGCAATCATTGATGATGTCTTCGGTATTATTGTATTAACAGTTGTACTCGGCGCAAGTTCCGGTACGGGCGATTACCTCGGACTGATGATAAAAACGGCAGCATTCTTTGCCGCTTCGTTGGTCGTGGGATACCTTATTTACCGAATTTTTAAATGGTATGATAATAGGCATCCGCATACCCACCGTATCCCGATTTACGGGTTGGGAGTTGCGTTGATTTTTGCCTATTGTACAGAACGCTTCTTCGGTATCGCCGATATTACCGGTGCGTATGTCGCAGGGGTTGTATTTTGCAACTTGCATGATGCCTCCTATATGGAACAAAAAATAGACATCAATTCGTATATGTTTTTTAGTCCTCTCTTTTTTACCGCTATCGGACTTAAAACGGACTTAAGCGGACTGAATATGAGCTTAATATGGTTTTCGATAGCTTTTGTGCTTGTCGGCTGTATCGCAAAAATCATCGGCTGCGGTGGTTCGGCACTGGCTTTGGGCTTTAAGCGACAGGAATCGCTCCAGATAGGGCTGGGAATGATGGTGCGCGGAGAAGTTGCCCTCATCGTAGCGCAAAAAGGACTTGCCGTCGGTATGGTGAAGGCTGAATATTTTGCACCGGTTATTTTACTGATCATTGTTTCTTCTATGATTGTGCCTATTTTACTCGGAAAAGCATTTTCGGAAAAAAATCTGCCCCCTGCAGGGACACCCGCCATATAGCAGCGTATGGATACGGTATTTTTCGATTCAAAAGCGGAACAATGGGATGCACACCGCACGCGCGTATTGAGAGCGGAAGAGATATATAAAAAAATCATCGCTGAGATAGGCGTTCAGTCTTGCAACAAGGTGCTTGATTTCGGCTGTGGGACGGGCTTGCTCGGATTTCATTTTATCGATCGCGTAGCTGAAGTATCGTTTGCCGATATCTCTGCCGGTATGCTGGAACAGGTACGCAAAAAAGCTGCAATGCTTCGGAGTGGCAATATAAAGACCATCGATTTAACGGAGCATACTGTTACGGAAATGTACGATATTATCGTTTCCCTGTTGGCGCTTCATCATGTTGAAGATGTAGAAAAAACGGTTTGCCATTTGGCTTCTCGTGTTGCCGAAGGCGGATACCTCTGTCTTTCGGATCTTGATCTTGAAGACGGGAGTTTCCATTACCCTGATGCTGCACCCCATAACGGCATAGACCGGAATGCAGTTCTGAATGCTGCCCGTAAGAGTGGTATGTATATTATTTGTAACAAAACGGTATATACTGCGCAAAAGATTATCGATGGCACTGTAAAAACATATCCTATTTTTTTAATCATCGGGAAGCGGGATGCTAACCGCATATAAGGTGATAAGGCATTTCTAAAAACGGATTGTTTTTTAGAGGTTCCCTATAATATCAATACACCTTGATTTTTTTCTTATAGGTACGATATGTTGTACTCATAAAGCTTTTATTAAATAAAAGCCGTACAAATAGCACGGCTTTTATTCGTGCGGAGGGTTTAATACCCCGACGCTCGAGTCGGGGTTGTTGATTTTAACCAGAGTTTGCTCAAGCGCAAACTTGTATATCATAAGCACGTTCTCACTTCGTTACGAACGTGCTTAAAAAGTCAATCGAAAGTTGATACTTTCTTCTTGACTTTTTATAGGAGTTATATATGAATATTTCACCTGAACTTTTAAAAAAGTTTGAAAGTGACTATCGTGCAGACCCGTCGAATGCGATTATTGCAGGGGCTGTCGCCAAGAGCGGTATCGAGGACGCATCATTTAACTATGATGTCCGCCGCCGCCACAATTTTTGCTTTTCTCACGAAACGGAGCGCGGAGAAATTACCAATCAAAAGAAGAGCGGCCGCTGCTGGATGTTTGCTTCGTTGAATGCCGCCCGTGTAGAAATAATGAAAAAGCTTAACTTGGAAACCTTTGAGCTTTCCCAGAACTACACGCTGTTTTGGGATAAACTCGAAAAATCCAATTACTTTTTTGAAAGCATTTTGGAAACCCTTGACGAACCGCTTGAAGGACGGCTGCTCGCGCATTTGCTGGCTAATCCTATTCAGGACGGCGGGCAGTGGGATATGTTTTCCGGTATTCTGCAAAAATACGGCGCTGTGCCTAAGGATGTGATGCCCGAAACCTTCCACTCTTCCGATACGCGCTTCTTTGTTGCCGAATTAACCCATCGCCTCCGCAAATATGCGCAGCTGTTGCGGGACGGGCACAAGGCAGGAAAGTCTATCACAGAGCTTCGCACAGACAAAGAAACCTATCTTTCGTATGTATACAGCTTTCTGGTTAAGGCGCTCGGTGAACCTCCCCGCGTATTCGACTTTGAATGCCGCGATAAGGATAAGAAATTTCACAAAGCAGAGCAGATTACCCCGCAGCAGTTCTTTAAAGAGTATGTCGGCTGGGATTTAAACAATAAAATCAGCTTAATCAATGCGCCGACGGCGGATAAGCCTTACGGCAGAGCTTACACGGTAAAATTCCTCGGTACCGTGAAAGAAGCTGAGCCTATTCACTACATCAATGTGCCGATCGAAGTACTTAAAATGGCGGCTATTGAATCGATTAAGGCGGGTAAGCCGGTCTGGTTCGGCTGCGATATGGGGCCGTATATCTGCCGCCCCGAAGGCATTATGGATACCGAAGTATACCTCTACGATAAAACGCTCGGCGAACTGCCTGAGTTCACCAAAGCGGAACGGCTCGATTACGGCGATAGCCTGCTTACTCACGCAATGGTGTTGACCGGTGTCGATCTGGATAAATCAGGGAAGCCGATTAAATGGCAGGTAGAAAATTCGTGGGGCGACGAATCAGGCAAAAAGGGAATGTTCTCGATGTCCGATGCGTGGTTCGATGAGTATACCTATCAGATTATGGTAGAAAAGACCTTTGTTGAGCAAAAATGGCTCGATGCTTTAAAACAGCCGCTCGTACAGCTTGAGCCGTGGGATCCGATGGGCGCGCTGGCACGGATATAGGAAAGAGGGTTATCAA from the Treponema medium genome contains:
- a CDS encoding 6-hydroxymethylpterin diphosphokinase MptE-like protein translates to MLSFRLHSKYNPHKEAEQFASTIEGIPSIIIITEPGESYLASVLKAKFPYTKCIAVRYNETAFSDSDNLWDAVWRPGNGSLPFFLLSHIPDEKLGATRFLSWKAADKAFPDAADTVWKNIRYAIEMLTSIMHTRSFFGNKWLKNTVDNFIGLKHPATLHFGTRDFILAGAGPSLEQLTATQAAPYSILAVSSGCAALTARHIPIDLCVSTDAGYWALPHFDRLPADVPVAFPLEAAIPASILKTHPCVPLSYNSPLETMLFRAANLQPLAARENGTVTGTACELLLRHTNQRIILAGVDLAAAKGFTHARPHASTARLFAATNRLHPIAEALTVQNFAAQSLETYRQWFLQLPPESARRLFRAGTGGAPLPNIKTIDLTAGIAKSAQPADRQANTAVRMHNAQSGSENILSGQQNSTQDMAQLSAAPYPALSCQERTEIAHSLLNTLHIKIPALIATEPARLAEDAATLEKQICALCSYTAYCNVIKNPTDKKAQTNLTEQVNRVLGVLIKRIEA
- a CDS encoding septum formation initiator family protein; this encodes MCFGSRGFFACQQLRRQREALVQHVQLLSDIGEDLSIRIANLSSDPQTIAVYAHELGYVQKNERLIKLMNFSGTVERTEDAGVVYLIEAPRYLPDAVCKTIAVSISIIVIMCEMIVSRKNAYSKKSS
- a CDS encoding L-threonylcarbamoyladenylate synthase, which gives rise to MRIQKKAPNSVSVAAAELKQGNVIVIPTDTIYGFSGLIGKTAEVIARIKGREEDKPFIALIAEPSDIYRYTDLKIPEHILNLWPAPLTLIVPLKGQGTQAFRCPADEWLRNVVAAAGDAVYSTSVNRSGTPPLTDIEVICREFEHSVSLIVDDGNLEGLPSTLVDLSSGTPRILRQGAVVID
- a CDS encoding tyrosine-type recombinase/integrase, which codes for MDTVFEDYLAYSAGVRHFSEKTIEAYRNDLKLFSDWLADNELSFTEVTKTQVRTFVADLGNRHFAPASINRTLSCVRGLYRYALQKGLCTINPAAVVRNLKQPDKLPRFLFPDEAERFCEFPKEAGILWYARDAAIFSSLYSTGCRAAELQGLKITDLKGDCSWAIVQGKGSKERKVFFADFAREAVQQYLTERAELIAYLKEQDGLKTAVAEDALFLNCRGGALTTQGIRYIINRYTALLPNYKKLTPHAFRHSFASMFITRGADIRVVQELLGHSNIATTQRYTHITAVQLQELYHKAHPHG
- the topA gene encoding type I DNA topoisomerase, translated to MAKKNATKTKKTNLIIVESPAKAKTIEKYLGSGYTVKASMGHLIDLPKSRIAIDIEHGFQPEYITVRGRAKLLKELQQDAKNAKNVFLASDNDREGEAIAYHLCNAIREKCEDVPINRIVFNEITPQAIKTAVQNPMNIDEAKVNAQKARRVLDRLVGYNLSPLLWQKVKNGLSAGRVQSVALRLICEREAEVESFIPEEFWTLEGAFKKGKTAFNAQLALYKGEKPTLKNEREVQAIIDVLHGKEATITDVKSTQKTIHPKPPFTTSTMQQTAANRLGFTSRKTMQIAQQLYEGIAVGSSRVGLITYMRTDSVRISDVALAEVRKWIGEQYPAFLPEKPNFYSVGAKAQDAHEGIRPTYCNYTPDYLKDYLNRDQLRLYTLIWERFTASQMTGAKTETLSYEISAGDAVFRTASTKVTDKGFYAVLNLLLSKEEKGKTLPALKTGDILTVDSLTPEQHFTQGPARYTDASIVKMLEQKGIGRPSTYAPIISVLLDRYYVNRSNKQLVPTQLGRIINDLLVANFNDVIDVNFTAGMEQKLDEIEEHNADWSKIIGSFYTPFITQVDSVMAHLGSLKGSLDEPTNFTCEKCGKRMMKKLGRFGFFLACEGFPECRNTKSIPLAKCPRPGCGGDIVSRRAKGRGKEFFGCTNFPKCNFISHFKPINAACPKCGWFMVEKYDKKNGSYKACVNPDCDYLHSVVEGVEDQDID
- the dprA gene encoding DNA-processing protein DprA, with amino-acid sequence MNTKTDSERRKLYIALSYCSFLKGSERLLLARTLDTLQALTVSSIDTLSRLIQRTLRTRSYKPEQLPQAVEKAESLMKYCRINITFYDDSDFPPLLREIPDAPFLLYYRGVLPKTDTPAAAIVGTRRPTGNGIKAALQLGTECGHAGIPVISGLARGIDTFAHRGALEGGGLTTAVLACGLDRLYPQSNARLAGRILETGGCILSEYAPGEPPLAYRFPQRNRIISGLARATVVVEAPVKSGALITADFALEQGRDVCVYGGLQDSVQNAGCKKLAEDGAIPVEHASDLLREWAHPTLQYLQREQQIQLPLFEKGAP
- a CDS encoding tetratricopeptide repeat protein, with the translated sequence MKSKKVPYIGLLCSVLFLCVACKDNAFIRRMQDMEMGVKNPSSIEELESAIKKYQGKVNDILTMEQRVGIWYKILGRRYMDKKMYKKAIDSFRNALEYFPENQHVFYQIGVCAAIIAKSTLDYPNMSLGERQAYFDLSVSAYKRAVELDPTYTRAVYALSVLYVFELNRPEDAITIMEPVAAREKKPLDSLFILGRAYYMTGQYEKAIAAYDRIIKTSGSAEQRADAERNKAFVENARR